Part of the Cryptosporangium phraense genome is shown below.
ACTGGTCACTCTCGCGATCACGATCTGCGTGGCCCTGCTGCTGGTGGCGATCGCCGGCTACGGCAGCAGCAAGTCGGTGGCCGAGAAGGAGCGAACCGCCCCGGCGAAGGTGTTCCAGCCGTTCGGCTGGCAGCAGACCGTCGAGAAGTCGCCCCCGGGGCCGGCCACGGTGCTGGTCAGCGGCGACGGCTGGGGCATGCGCGGGGTCACGTACCGGGGCAAGGTCGCGGTGGTCGGCGGCACCTACCGCACCCAGCGCTACCGGACCGACGTCGAGGCCGGGGAGGACGTCCTGCTCTCGCCGGACGGGACGACGATCGCCGACGGGATCCCCCGGCCGGTCCCGACGGCGTCGGGCAGCCCGGCCGCGACGACGACCGGCAGCCGCGACCCGGCGATCTGGTTCACCGACCTGGAGTCGGGCCGGACGAGAAGGATGACCGTGCCGGCCACCGGCACCGCGCGGCCGGTCGCGTTCTCGCCGGACGGCCGGAAGATCCTGGTCCAGGTCGCGTCCCCGCCCGAACACGGGCCCTGGCCCGGCGGCGAACTCGACCTGATGGACCTCGCGACCGGCGAGGTGAGCCGGCTGGCGAACCTGGGCACCGCGCCGGTCCACCGCGCTCAGCTGGCCGCGTTCTCGCCGACCGGACGCGAGGTCGCGGTCCAGATCGGCGACGCGATCTCGGTCGTCGACGTGAAGTCCCGGGCCGCCCGCCCGCTCGCCCGGCTCGGTCCCGACCGCCGAATCGCCGGGATCGGCGCCTGGAGCGGGGACGGCACCCGGATCGCGGTGCTCACGATGTCCGGCTGCAGCAAGCGCTGCGACGCCGACGACCTGGACGACCGGACCTGGCAGATCGACGAGATCGACGCCACCACCGGGGCCCCGCGGACCGGCTCGTTCGACCGGCTGACCGGCTCGACGATCCGGGTGCTCGGCCAGACCGACACCGGCGAGCTGGCCGTCGTCCGCTACCACGCGTCGAACGACGTCAGCATCGACGGCCTGGGCGAGCTGACCGTCGACGGCGACCCGGCCGAGGAGACGGACTACGGCGCGGTCGACGACGCCGACCTGCTCGGCCTGACGCCGTCGGGCCGGCGGCGGACGCTGGTGTCGCTGCCCCCGGGCTCGCGCCACGTCGACGTCGCCGGGCAGCTGGTCGTCGAGGACCGGATGGGCGGCGACTCGTCCCGGCCGATGCCGTGGCCGGCCCCGTTCTGGGTCGACCTCGCGCTGATCGCCGTGCTGCTGCTGGTGATCTGGGGCGCTTATCGCCTCCGCCGGGCGACCCGCTAAGCCGACACCGAAGCGTCCTCGGCCTTGGCGTCCGCCAGTTCTTCGTGAATCAGGACGCGGACGTGCATGGTCGTGCGCTGCTGCAGCGCGGCCCGAAGGGCGCGGTGCAGCCCGTCTTCCAGGTACAGGGCGCCGTCGAACTCGACCACGTGCGGGAACAGGTCGCCGTAGAACGTCGAGTCCTCGGCCAGCAACCGGTCCAGGGCGAGCTCCCGCTTGGTCGTCACCAGCTGGTCGAGCCGGACCTGACGGGGCGGTATCCGAGCCCACTCGCGCAGCGACAGACCGTGGTCGGGGTACGGCTTCCCGTCCCGGACCGCCTTGAATATCACGGTCCTTACGCTCCTTTCGTCCCCAGCCACCGTCGGTTCAGCCTAGCGAGCGCCGCACGTCCCGGAGTGCCGACCAGGCGGGGGAGGCCTCCTCCGTCCGGTCATTTCTGCAATTCGTAACGTGAGCGTTACTCGGAGTAGCTGTCTCGACTCGCGCGATCGGTGCGTCCGGGTGAAGATCGGGCGCATGTCGCCAACGGTCTTCTGGTTCCGTCGTGACCTGCGCCTGTCCGACAACCCGGCGCTGCTGGCCGCCGTGAGCGCGGCCGGCGACGACGGGGTGCAGCCGGTATTCGTGCTGGACCCGGTGCCGTTCCGGGCGTCCGGCGGCCCGCGGACGAGCCACCTGGCGCGGTCGCTCCGGGCGCTCGACGAATCGCTCGGCGGCCACCTGGTGATCCGCCACGGCAAGCCGGAGGAGGAGATCCCGCGGCTGGTGGCCGAGATCGGCGCCGAGGAGGTGCACATCGCCGCCGATTACGGCCCGTACGGCGCGGCCCGCGACCAACGGGTCGAGAAGGCGCTGGCGAGCCACGGGGCCACGCTGCACCGCACCGGCTCCCCGTACGCGATCGCGCCGGGCCGCATCCGGAAGCCCGACGACACGCCCTACCGGGTCTTCACCCCGTTCTCCCGGGCCTGGCGCGAGCACGGGTGGCGCGCGCCGGTGGCCGCGCCGAAGAACGCGAACTGGCGGAAGGCCAAGTCGGGCGGCCTGCCGGACGTCCCCGACCTGCCCGACGTCGACCTGCCCGAGGCCGGTGAGGACGCCGCCCGGAAGCGGTTCGCCGACTTCCTGGACGACGGGCTGGCGGGTTACGCGGACGAGCGGAACCGGCCAGACCGCGACGGCACCTCGCGCATCTCGGTCAACCTCAAGTACGGCGAACTGCACCCGCGGACGATCCTCGCCGAGCTGGCGAAGCGCCGGGGCTCGGGCGCCGACACGTTCCGCAACGAGATCTGCTGGCGGGAGTTCTACGCCGACGTCGTGTTCCACCGTCCGTCGAGCCTGTGGGAGTCGCTGGACCAGCGGGTCGGGAGCATCCACACCGACTCCGGGAAGTCGGCCGACGCGAAGTTCGAGGCCTGGGCGGCCGGCCGCACCGGCTTCCCGATCGTCGACGCCGGGATGCGACAGCTGCTCGAGATCGGCTGGATGCACAACCGGGTCCGGATGATCACCGCGTCGTTCCTGGTGAAGGATCTGCACCTGCCGTGGCAGCGGGGGGCCGCGCACTTCCTCGACCACCTGGTCGACGGGGACTACGCCAGCAACAACCACGGCTGGCAGTGGGTGGCGGGCACCGGCACCGACGCGGCCCCGTACATCCGGGTGTTCAACCCGGTGACCCAGGGCAAGAAGTTCGACCCGGAGGGCGGGTACGTCCGCCGCTGGGTGCCGGAGCTGGCCGACGTTTCCGGGGCCGCGGTCCACGAGCCCTGGACCCTGGAAACCCAGCCCGAGGGCTACCCGGAACCGATCGTCGACCACGCGGCGGAGCGCCAGGAGACGCTCCGCCGCTTCGAGGCGGTCAGAGGGGCCTGACGCCCCAGGTACCGGTCCATTTTTCGCCCGGAGCCAGCGTGATCAGGCCCTCGCCGGAGTTGAACGCGTCCGGCGGGCACGTCATCGGCTCCACCGCCACCGCGTGGTTCGCGACACCGCTCGGCCCGATCCCGTTGTAGGCCTGCACCCAGCCGAACGACGAGTCCTGCCAGAGCTGCCCGCCGCGGCCCTCGGCGTCCACCAGTTCGCTGACCGCGAGGGAGTCCGAACCGCGCTCGGTGACGACGAACGGGGTGTCGAGCGAGACGCCGCCGAGCGTGCGGCCCGACCGGAAGTCCCACTCGGTGCCGGTCACGTCCTCGAGTTCGCCGGTCGGCAGCAGCCGGTCGTCGACGAGGACCCGCTTCCCGGCCGGCAGCGTCAGCGTGGCCGCGTCGAGCGCTTCCCCGCCGATCGTCAGGAACGGGTGGATGCCGAGCCCGAACGGCGCCGGGGTCGGACCGGCGTTGACCGCCTGGTGCTCGACCTTCAACCCGTCCTTGCCCAGCGAGTAGTGCACCCGCAGCACGAGCGCGAACGGGTAGCCCGGACGCGGCTGGATCGTGCGGGCCAGCGTCACCGCGGTGGGGGTGTGGTCCATGCGGTCCCACAGCTCCCAGCGGACCAGGCCGTGGATCGCGGTGCGCTTGTCGGTCTCGTCCCAGCCGAGCTTGTGGTCGCGGCCGTCGAACGTGTACTTGCCGTCCCTGATCCGGTTGGGCCACGGAGCGAGGATCTGCCCGACACCCTTCGACGCCATCGCGTCAGCCGGATATCCGGCCAGGACGTCTCGTCCGTTCACCGTGTACTCGCGGATACCACCACCGATCTCGACCAGCGTCACACGCTGGGTACCCGCCTCGATCGTCCACTGATGTCCGGACGGGGTGTTCCACCGCGCCGTCATCGCGCCTCCACATCGTCGGGGGCCAGTCATACCAATAGGAATGCATACTGCACTCCATCCGGGGCACGATATCGGGCGATGGACGCCAGCACTCTCATCCCCGCCCAAGCGGACCTCTCTGCCCTCAAGTCGGCGGCCGCGGGCTGTACCGCGTGCGAGCTCCACGCTCCGGCGACCCAGACCGTCTTCGGCAGCGGCAACCCGGACGCGAAAGTGCTGCTCGTGGGCGAACAGCCGGGTGACGTCGAGGACCAGAAGGGCGTCCCGTTCGTCGGTCCGGCGGGCAAGCTGCTGCAGCGCGCGGTCGCCGAAGCGGGGTTCCCGGCCGGTGCGGTGTACGTCACGAACGCGGTGAAGCACTTCCGGTTCGAGCTCCGCGGTAAGCGACGCATCCACCAGACCCCGCTGCCCGAGCACATCAAGGCCTGCAATCCGTGGGTGCGGGCCGAGATCGCCGCCGTGCGGCCTCAGATCGTGGTCTGCCTGGGCGCCACCGCGGTGAAGGCGCTGCTCGGCTCGCAGTACCGGGTCACCAGGGACCGCGGTCACCTGATGCCGTACGAGAACATCCAGGCGCTGATCACGATCCACCCGTCGGCGATCCTGCGGATGCCCGACGACGCCCGCGAGCAGGGCTACGCGGATCTGGTGCGCGATCTGAGCGTCGTCGTCCAGGCCGTGTAATCTCCCCCTCACTGGTAGGGAATGCGGCCGCAACCGGCTTACGCTGGTGCGATGCGCGACTACGCGATCGTGGTGCAGTCGAATGGCCTGGCGCCCGAGCCGATCGAGATCCCGCCGCCCGGCCCGGGCGAGGTCCGGATCCGGCAGACCGCGGTCGCGCTCAGCTTCGCTGACCTCCGGGCCCGCTTATCGACGGTTCCCGGGAGCTCGGCGGTCGGCGTCGTGGAGGCGGCGGGGCGGCGGGCCGGGTTCGCGGTGGGGGAGCGCGTCGCGTACGCGGCCGGGCCGCCGGGCGCCTACGTGTCGGTGCGCAACGTCCCGGCCACCGCGGTCGTCCCGGTTCCGGACGCGATCTCCGACGAGGACGCGGCCGCGGTCCTCGACAAGGGCCTGCTGGCCTGGGCGCTGCTCCGCCAGGTATATCCGGTGCAGGCCGGCGAGACCGTCGTGTTCCACGCCGCGGCCGGCGGCGTCGGCCTGCTGGCCGGGCAGTGGCTGAGCCACCTGGGCGCCCGGGCGATCGGCACGGTCGGGTCGGCCGACAAGGTGCGGCTCGCGGTCGAGAACGGCTACGACGAGGTCGTCCTCTACCGCACCGACGACCTCGCGGCCCGCGCCCACGACCTGACCGACGGCGCCGGGGTGCCGGTCGTCTACGACCCGATCGGTGCGGCCACGTTCGAGATGTCGCTGGCCGCGCTGCGGCCCCGCGGCCTGCTGGTCTCGTTCGGCGCGATCTCCGGCCCGGTCACCGGCGTCGACCTGTCGGCGTTGGAGGGCTCCCTGTCGGTCGTCCGTCCGCGGCTGGCCGACTACCTTCCGGACGCGACGACGCTGCGCGCCGCCGCGTCGGAGCTGTTCGGTCTCGTCGACGCCGGGGTGATCCGGCCCAACCTGCGTCAGCGGTTCGATCTGGCGGACGCCGGGAAGGCCCAGGAAGCACTCGAATCGCGGGCGACGGTCGGGGCTACGGTGCTCCTACCGTGACAGGAGGCAGACATGGCTGAGCGCGCCATCCGCATCTACGAGACCGGCGGCCCCGAGGTGATGCGGCACGAGGAGCTCGAGCTGCCGCCGCCCGGCCCGGGCGAGGTGCGGATCCGGATCACCGCGGCCGGTCTGAACTTCCGCGACACCTATGAGCGCACCGGCCTCTACCAGGTCGAGCTGCCGACCGGGCTCGGCGGCGAGGCGGCCGGCGTCGTCACCGACGTCGGCGAGGGCGTCACCGGCCTGGCGCCGGGTGACCGGGTGGCCCACGCGACCGGGCCGCTGGGCGCGTACGCGACCGCGCAGAACGTCCCGGCGAGCTGCCTGGTGCCGGTCCCGGGCGGCGTGACCGACGAGGCCGCCGCCGCGGTGCTGCTCAAGGGGCTCAC
Proteins encoded:
- a CDS encoding WD40 repeat domain-containing protein, which produces MKFLRGLVTLAITICVALLLVAIAGYGSSKSVAEKERTAPAKVFQPFGWQQTVEKSPPGPATVLVSGDGWGMRGVTYRGKVAVVGGTYRTQRYRTDVEAGEDVLLSPDGTTIADGIPRPVPTASGSPAATTTGSRDPAIWFTDLESGRTRRMTVPATGTARPVAFSPDGRKILVQVASPPEHGPWPGGELDLMDLATGEVSRLANLGTAPVHRAQLAAFSPTGREVAVQIGDAISVVDVKSRAARPLARLGPDRRIAGIGAWSGDGTRIAVLTMSGCSKRCDADDLDDRTWQIDEIDATTGAPRTGSFDRLTGSTIRVLGQTDTGELAVVRYHASNDVSIDGLGELTVDGDPAEETDYGAVDDADLLGLTPSGRRRTLVSLPPGSRHVDVAGQLVVEDRMGGDSSRPMPWPAPFWVDLALIAVLLLVIWGAYRLRRATR
- a CDS encoding type II toxin-antitoxin system VapB family antitoxin encodes the protein MIFKAVRDGKPYPDHGLSLREWARIPPRQVRLDQLVTTKRELALDRLLAEDSTFYGDLFPHVVEFDGALYLEDGLHRALRAALQQRTTMHVRVLIHEELADAKAEDASVSA
- a CDS encoding cryptochrome/photolyase family protein, with amino-acid sequence MSPTVFWFRRDLRLSDNPALLAAVSAAGDDGVQPVFVLDPVPFRASGGPRTSHLARSLRALDESLGGHLVIRHGKPEEEIPRLVAEIGAEEVHIAADYGPYGAARDQRVEKALASHGATLHRTGSPYAIAPGRIRKPDDTPYRVFTPFSRAWREHGWRAPVAAPKNANWRKAKSGGLPDVPDLPDVDLPEAGEDAARKRFADFLDDGLAGYADERNRPDRDGTSRISVNLKYGELHPRTILAELAKRRGSGADTFRNEICWREFYADVVFHRPSSLWESLDQRVGSIHTDSGKSADAKFEAWAAGRTGFPIVDAGMRQLLEIGWMHNRVRMITASFLVKDLHLPWQRGAAHFLDHLVDGDYASNNHGWQWVAGTGTDAAPYIRVFNPVTQGKKFDPEGGYVRRWVPELADVSGAAVHEPWTLETQPEGYPEPIVDHAAERQETLRRFEAVRGA
- a CDS encoding aldose 1-epimerase family protein, which translates into the protein MTARWNTPSGHQWTIEAGTQRVTLVEIGGGIREYTVNGRDVLAGYPADAMASKGVGQILAPWPNRIRDGKYTFDGRDHKLGWDETDKRTAIHGLVRWELWDRMDHTPTAVTLARTIQPRPGYPFALVLRVHYSLGKDGLKVEHQAVNAGPTPAPFGLGIHPFLTIGGEALDAATLTLPAGKRVLVDDRLLPTGELEDVTGTEWDFRSGRTLGGVSLDTPFVVTERGSDSLAVSELVDAEGRGGQLWQDSSFGWVQAYNGIGPSGVANHAVAVEPMTCPPDAFNSGEGLITLAPGEKWTGTWGVRPL
- a CDS encoding UdgX family uracil-DNA binding protein (This protein belongs to the uracil DNA glycosylase superfamily, members of which act in excision repair of DNA. However, it belongs more specifically to UdgX branch, whose founding member was found to bind uracil in DNA (where it does not belong), without cleaving it, appears to promote DNA repair by a pathway involving RecA, rather than base excision.); translated protein: MDASTLIPAQADLSALKSAAAGCTACELHAPATQTVFGSGNPDAKVLLVGEQPGDVEDQKGVPFVGPAGKLLQRAVAEAGFPAGAVYVTNAVKHFRFELRGKRRIHQTPLPEHIKACNPWVRAEIAAVRPQIVVCLGATAVKALLGSQYRVTRDRGHLMPYENIQALITIHPSAILRMPDDAREQGYADLVRDLSVVVQAV
- a CDS encoding quinone oxidoreductase family protein, with the translated sequence MRDYAIVVQSNGLAPEPIEIPPPGPGEVRIRQTAVALSFADLRARLSTVPGSSAVGVVEAAGRRAGFAVGERVAYAAGPPGAYVSVRNVPATAVVPVPDAISDEDAAAVLDKGLLAWALLRQVYPVQAGETVVFHAAAGGVGLLAGQWLSHLGARAIGTVGSADKVRLAVENGYDEVVLYRTDDLAARAHDLTDGAGVPVVYDPIGAATFEMSLAALRPRGLLVSFGAISGPVTGVDLSALEGSLSVVRPRLADYLPDATTLRAAASELFGLVDAGVIRPNLRQRFDLADAGKAQEALESRATVGATVLLP